Proteins co-encoded in one Cyprinus carpio isolate SPL01 chromosome B5, ASM1834038v1, whole genome shotgun sequence genomic window:
- the LOC109085221 gene encoding pannexin-1-like produces the protein MAIAHVATEYVFSDFLLKEQSDSKYKGIRLELATDKLVTFIAVGLPLLLISLAFAQEVSVGTQITCFPPSNFTLRQAAYVDSFCWAAVENHPSENVSYSLSLYLQFFPYILLLVATLIYIPALFWRFTAAPSLSSDLSFIMEELDRCYNRAIRLAKSLTTKQDKDIAEDPHSGLEMTEACFKYPLVEQYLKTKRSSWALAAKYLLCQVLTFLTLLLACFYLTYYIFWVSPSDQFSCNLRRGILVNESVVPDAVQCKLVAVGVFRLLSCMNLVVYLLLVPTVVYAAFQPARQHQRAQFLRPYHLLPAFGHVLDLQPTTRRYDDLSIYLLFLEENLSELKSYKCLQVLELLSEGGEAAFDTTCLLRTLGQVRTDVVDRKQAQTVNGNADKEISEMKDASSVLLNDGVQTEKSCGCVKDVRHRVV, from the exons ATGGCAATAGCACACGTTGCCACCGAATatgtgttttctgattttttattgAAAGAGCAGAGCGACTCTAAGTATAAAGGCATACGCCTGGAACTGGCCACAGACAAACTGGTCACTTTTATCGCGGTTGGGCTTCCTTTGTTACTCATCTCACTCGCCTTTGCACAAGAAGTCTCTGTGg GTACTCAGATCACATGTTTTCCACCCTCTAACTTCACATTGAGACAGGCTGCATATGTGGACTCCTTCTGCTGGGCTGCAGTAGAGAATCACCCTTCAGAAAATG tgtcttattctCTGTCTCTTTACCTGCAGTTCTTTCCTTATATCCTTCTGCTGGTTGCCACCCTCATATATATTCCCGCTCTCTTCTGGCGCTTCACGGCTGCCCCTTCCCTATCCTCTGACCTCAGTTTTATCATGGAGGAACTTGACCGTTGCTACAACCGTGCCATCCGCCTTGCCAAGAGTCTCACAACCAAACAAGACAAAGACATTGCAGAAGACCCACACAG tggtcTTGAAATGACTGAAGCTTGTTTTAAGTACCCTCTTGTAGAGCAGTACTTAAAGACAAAGCGTTCATCTTGGGCTTTGGCTGCAAAATATCTGCTTTGTCAGGTTTTAACATTCCTCACTTTACTGCTGGCCTGCTTTTATCTCACCTACTACATCTTTTGGGTGTCACCCAGTGATCAGTTCTCCTGTAACCTGCGCAGAG GTATATTAGTAAATGAGAGTGTGGTGCCAGATGCAGTTCAGTGTAAGCTGGTGGCGGTGGGTGTTTTCCGTCTGCTAAGTTGCATGAATCTGGTGGTGTATTTGCTGTTAGTACCGACTGTGGTTTACGCTGCCTTCCAACCTGCTCGTCAGCACCAGCGCGCTCAGTTCCTCCGTCCATACCACCTGCTGCCTGCTTTTGGACACGTGCTGGATTTGCAGCCTACCACTCGCCGTTATGATGACCTCAGCATCTACCTGCTGTTCTTGGAGGAAAACCTGAGTGAGCTTAAGAGCTACAAATGCTTGCAG GTGTTGGAGCTGCTGTCAGAGGGAGGGGAAGCAGCATTTGACACCACGTGTCTCCTCAGGACTCTAGGACAAGTGAGGACTGATGTGGTGGACAGAAAACAAGCCCAAACTGTAAATGGAAATGCAGACAAAGAAATCTCTGAAATGAAGG ATGCCTCTTCTGTTCTGCTGAATGATGGAGTACAGACAGAAAAAAGCTGCGGCTGTGTGAAAGATGTAAGACACAGGGTGGTCTAA
- the LOC109085271 gene encoding insulin-like, producing MAVWLQAGALLFLLAVSSVNANPGAPQHLCGSHLVDALYLVCGPTGFFYNPKRDVVDPLLGFLPPKSPQETEVADFAFKDHAELIRKRSINEECCHKPCSIFELQNYCN from the exons ATGGCAGTGTGGCTCCAGGCTGGTGCTCTGTTGTTCCTGTTGGCTGTCTCCAGTGTGAATGCTAATCCAGGGGCCCCGCAGCACCTATGTGGATCTCATCTAGTCGATGCCCTCTACCTGGTCTGTGGTCCAACAGGCTTCTTCTACAACCCCAAAAGAGATGTTGTTGACCCTCTTCTGG GTTTCCTTCCTCCAAAATCTCCCCAGGAAACTGAGGTGGCCGACTTTGCATTTAAAGATCATGCCGAGCTGATAAGGAAGAGAAGCATTAATGAGGAGTGTTGCCACAAACCCTGCAGTATCTTTGAACTGCAGAATTACTGTAACTAA